The following nucleotide sequence is from Mobula birostris isolate sMobBir1 chromosome 15, sMobBir1.hap1, whole genome shotgun sequence.
GGTatattggatcagcaagtttgctgacgtcactaagattggaggtgttatggacagcgaggaaggctttcaaagcttgtggggggatctggaccaactggaaaaatgggccagaaaatggcagatggattctGCAttaaagtgtgaggtgttgcattttgggaggacaaatcaaggtaggatatacacagtaaatggtagggcactgaggaatgtggaggaacaaagggatctgggagttcagttACATAATTCCcttaaagtggcgtcacaggtagacagggttgtaaagaaggcttttggcatcctaacattcataaatcaaagtattgagtataggagttgggatgttatggtgaggttgtataaggcattggtgaggctaaatttggagtattgtgtgcagttctggtcacccaggatatcagtaagattgaaagagtgcagagaagatttactaggttgttaccgggtcttcaggagttgagttacagggaaagattgaacaggttaggactttattccttggagtgtagaagaatgaggggagatttgatagaggtttacaaaattatgaggggtatagacagagtaaatgcgagtaggctctttccacttagattcggagagataaatatgagaggaggACATGGCtgtagggtgaaaggggaaaggtttagggggagcattaggtggaacttcttcactcagagagtggtgggagtgtggaatgagctgccatctgacgtggtaaatgtgggctcactcttaagtttaaagaataaattggatagatacatggatgggagaggtctgaagggttatggactgagtgcaggtcaatgggactagcagaataaagtttcagcacagactagaagggccgaataacctgtttttgtgctgtggtgttctatggttCTCTTATGAACAGAGCCACagcaccgcctatgccttcctgtctgcccattttgatacaaagtatatcctttgatgttaagctcccaactatggccttctttcagctatgactcagtgatgcccacaacatcataccgaccaatctctaatagCGCtgtgagtttgtccaccttattctgaatgctacatgcatttaaatacagcaccttcaatcCTTGTGCCCCACTCTGCAGCTCctgccaaaagaccccaaaccagagtACTGTCGTTCAGAACACTCTTCCCCACAGCTCTCACATCAAACAATCCTGATTAGTTGAcacacattcctaagttggacaacatggctccttaaacaaagaagtactcaaatggcaaaatagtacgaCCATGGACTACAAGGGAAGtgaaagctaaggagagggcatgcaacaaagcaaaaagtagtgggaagataaggattgggatgcttttaaaaacctatagaaagcaactaaaagaatcattaggagggaaaagacgAAAGATGacagcaagctagcaaacaatatcaaggtggatagagaGAATGGAATGGATATAGGGCCTCTAGAAAATAAGACCGGGggaataataatgggggacaagcagATGGtaggtgaactaaatgagtattttccattagtcctcactgtggaagacactagcaaagtgccaggtgttgaagggtatagagattgtgaaggcattagtactgatctttcaagaatcattggactcgggcatggttccagaggactggaaaattgcaaatgtcactccaagaaaggagagaggctttagaaaggaaatgatagaccagtaagcctgacctcagtggttgggaagatgttggagtcatttgttgaggttatggagtacttggtgacacaggactagataggacaaagtcagcatggtttcctcgagggaaaattttgtctgacaaacctgttggaattctttgaggagattacaagtaggatagataaaagggatgcaatggatgttgtatacttggattttcagaaggcctttaacaaggtgccacacatgaggctgcttaccaagttaagagcccatggtattacaggaaagttactggcatggttagagtattggctgattggtaggaggcagctagtgggaataaaaggatccttttctggttggctgacagtgactagtggtgttccgcaggggtcactgtgtacttctttttatgctatatatcagtgatttagatgatggaatagatggcatcatcgccaagtttgcagatgatacgaagatagttggaggggcaggtagtgtttagGAAAcaagaaggctgcagaaggacttggacagatttggggaatgggcaagaaagtggtaaatgaactacaattttggaaaatgcatggtcatgcactttggtagaagaaataaatatgcagaccaTTACTAACTCGGTGTTGAAAGtagaaggttaaaaaaaaagtggatACATGGCAGCCACTGCAAGCAAGCTAAAGTGGTACCAgacaaatggggagaaaattcaaaaatctgagatgcaaagggacttgggagtccttgggcagaactcgctaaaggttaacttgcaggttgagttggtggtgaggaaggcaaatgcaatgttagcattcatttcaggagatctgaaatataagagcaaggatgtgatgctgaggctttataaggcactggtgaggccgcaccttgaGTATtgggaacagttttgggctccttatctaagaaaagatgcgctggcattggaggtGGTTCAGAACATGTTCAGAAGGAagatttcaccttttacccttaaccaatgacctctagttctagctcactcaacctcagtggaaaacacctgcttgcattaaccctatctatgtcTGTGATGTTAAAATGGAAAGATTAGGATTCCATGGCTGAGCAGAAATAAGACTTAGCTTACTTTGAAATAAAGCACATTGGAGCAATAGTTAAATTCATCCTGACACGAATGAAAATGGAGATGTTTCAACTGAAGTATTGGATCTGAGCTTCTTGATTACTCATGCAACATAGCAAAGAAATGACTATATTGTAGTTCATTAGGCTGCAATAACTAACAGTTGTGAGAAACAGCTAACATAATTTAAAGGTTTCATTTTCCAGGTGCATGGCTGGAGAACAAATAACCTCCGTTCGTCCATTCCTACTTTGAAAACAACAAAGAGACCAAGGAAAGAGGAGAGAAATGGCAACCACTGTGTTGTCTGCACAGAGATGGTGCCCATCTTAGAAAGGAAGATGGGCCAGGATATTGAACATTCCAAAAGATCCAGTAGCACAACGGCATATAATTTCATAGGGGAAAATTCCAAATCAGCTCCAAAGAGGACAACTCCAGCTTTTTCACAAACCAGGGTACCTGCATACAGCTCTACAATTTCACAGGCACAAGTAAATGAGGCAAGCAAAAAAGTTTATATACAAGATGAGACAGAGACTGAAATTGATCAGCACAAAGAAAAAGAGGGTGAAGTTATCCTCAGCACCAATCAACAAGGGCCATTAAAAAAACATTCCCCGCTATTCCCTCCTGTAAAAATGGCCAATGGCAGTGAAAAGTTTGCATCGGGAATCAAACCAGTGGCAACATTTAGTTTGGGTACACTAAATGGAAATGAAAACCAGAAAATTGAGAGTGAAACATTGGAGAAGAGTCACAACAGTGCCAACTGCTGCCTTAGGACCCACTGTTACAATATGGCCATGTTACAGATCAGTGAGTTAGAAAAGACCGCAATTTCTGCTCCAGTGGGAAGAACAAGAATAATGAATCATTCGTGCTGGCAATATTCTTTAATGCAAGATAAGCTGGCCGTCAGTTGTGCCCCAGCCTCCAAACTAATGGAATGTCACAGCATAAGATTACAGCCTTCAAGGATTATGAAGCATCACACAAAGAACATAAAGCAAGATAGCACTGGGAAATCAGCTTTCAGTCACATTGACTCAACTCATAAAGTTGCGAGTAGAATAGGGCAAAAAGACACATGCCACGATATTCTCCCTATGCTCTCACAGCCAGACCCATCACCACTTTCAGGACCTGGAATAGCAATCTCCATATTGCCACAGAGACTTCTATAGTGTTAAGTTCACTTCTCTATGTCCTTCTACCTCAACTCCATGGTTGTCACAACCCATTGTAGTACCCCTTATTTTCCCTGAGCCTGAGTATAGAACATTAATCAACCCCAATGCATGATGTAGACTTTATGGTCAGTTGTGGTGCCACAATAAATCCTATGGCTCTGGCAAGGTGAAATTATCAACCCAATAATATTGACAGAATATGATTTGAGTGATGTTTTACTGGGGAGCAGCAAGgaaaatctttctcctctcacagcaATATAAATGTTCCTGTAAGCCATTCTGTAAAGACAAATCCAGTTATTTTCAGTCGTAAATGATGTTTTACAATAATTGTAATGCTTAATTCATATCAATTTTAAAAATCTTAACTCATGATAATACAATCTTAAAATCTTAACTCTTGATAATACAAATGGTTGTGTCACAATTTTATTTCAGCTTAATTAGTATAGAGAAAATCTTTAAACATTCACAATTTTAGACCCTGTGACCCTGATACAATTTCTTCTCATCTTTCTTTAGACTCAATTTCCTCTTCCACAGACACTCTGTTCTCCAAAACAAACCACTCTTCTGTCTCGAGAGAGCCGGAAGAATGCATGGGGTGCTGGTTCCCAAAGTAACAAATGCAAGGCAGATTCTCCAGATGATATTGGACTAAAAGGGTTAAATTAGGAGGACTGCAAGGACTAAAGGCCGAGCTAACTGGGGCGATTAAAAGGAttgatggggttgagagagaaattgTGTTGTCCTGGGAAATGTTAGTAGTCTTTTCACAAATGCTAACTCAGAAACATTTCTTCATAGTCTTAAACTCACCCGAAAAGTTGCTCGTGCTACAACAATTGAGAATTACAGAGATTCATGCAAGAACTAAAGGAATttaatgcttcaaaaaggcagcagaaTTAAGATATGAGTCAGCTATAACCTAATTAACAGTGGAATAAGCTGCTGCTTTTATGTTCCCATCTGAGCTGCAGCAGAGAGACTGCAGGTGAAGAGTAGCATGGGAAggaatgtctggatgatggtaAATGAGAACCCAAAAAATGTAAAGCAATCGTGACTCAGGGGCCTTGATTGGCATCAATAATGGCTTGAATTTTGTGGTCAATAATGAATGCATGATGCAcagtaaattaaaaataaaaaaaatgttggaaaacAGACAAAGATGGAAAATTCTAGAAATATTTAGCAAGTCTAATCAGAATATATGGAAAGAGAACCAATaacagatgctacctgatttgctgactgtttcaagcattttctgtttttattccatgGTGCACATAGTGCTTGCTTGTTGAccaaaaataagaaaaaaaaacaataatgatCGCATCATCTATGTGAT
It contains:
- the LOC140210716 gene encoding uncharacterized protein, which codes for MEFQEKGVVGSRASLVFESPGSDSNVVISPTHFLHSWESERKLVDVLITLSEEAEEDEKPMDQSILCGGWDDAVHGWRTNNLRSSIPTLKTTKRPRKEERNGNHCVVCTEMVPILERKMGQDIEHSKRSSSTTAYNFIGENSKSAPKRTTPAFSQTRVPAYSSTISQAQVNEASKKVYIQDETETEIDQHKEKEGEVILSTNQQGPLKKHSPLFPPVKMANGSEKFASGIKPVATFSLGTLNGNENQKIESETLEKSHNSANCCLRTHCYNMAMLQISELEKTAISAPVGRTRIMNHSCWQYSLMQDKLAVSCAPASKLMECHSIRLQPSRIMKHHTKNIKQDSTGKSAFSHIDSTHKVASRIGQKDTCHDILPMLSQPDPSPLSGPGIAISILPQRLL